Within Schistocerca gregaria isolate iqSchGreg1 unplaced genomic scaffold, iqSchGreg1.2 ptg000621l, whole genome shotgun sequence, the genomic segment GCAAGATTGGCAAGAATTGTTTCATAGAAATTGGCGATCGATTCCAAATAAACAAAGAGAGCCGGTTTGTCGCGGAAAGTCCAATTGTGGAATCACGTGCTGTAGAAAGGGCAGTACGCCTGAGAAATGAAGTATCAAGTAAGTCAAATGAAGAGATATTGGAGACAAAAATCGAGGACTCAGTTTTGTTTGAAGTAATCATAGACGAGTTGTGCAATCGCCGATTGTACAGCAGTGCTATTCAAACACTAGAAAAGGTTGACAAAAAGATTCTTTCTATAAACAGTCTCCGTGCGCTTGTACCAATAGGCAAATATCACCTAGAGAAAGGGGACATATTGGGGATTATGAACTTGATCCAAAAAATGGCCGAACTCGAACTTAGTCCAACAATTGAATTTTTCAACATTTTGATCGAGTTCCACGTTCAAACGAAAAATTGGTTGGAGGCATTGAACGTCTTTATCAGACTTCCTAGCTACCGTCTCTCTCCAAATATCGATACAATTAACATCATGctcttgatgtgttacgagaacagagACTTATTTACGGCAAGGGCTCTTCTTTCAGAAATGAACACACGTTGGGAAATCGAGCCGAACGATGAGACTTGGCGGTACATACTTTACACCTGCCAATTTTTCGACGACGAGACGAACGCCAAATATTGCTTTAGCAATATTGAAGTGCACAATACGAAGGACTACATAGTGCTAATGAAACTTCACAGCAAGAGAAATAACTGTAAAGAGATGTTAGATATATTCGAGAAAATGGAAAAATCAAAGATACCTCAAAACAATAAGTCGTTTGCCAGCATTGTTCGCTATTTTTGCCAATGCGGTCAGCACCATGCGCTTctaaaaatactggaacacttcAAAAACGTTCACAACCTTTTTTTGAACCAAGTAACGTTTTTGGCCATCGTGGCAGATTCTTTGAATCAAGGCAAACTTGACGTGGCATTTAAACTGGAGGACTTCAGGagtgaacatttaaaaaatatgctcAATGAATTTTACGTTTACACATTTTGCAAATGTCTAGCCTCAGATGCCAGATTTACAGACGCGTCCCGACGAATACGTTCTAGCTCAGAAAACAAGCTATTAACGTCTGCTGAATCCGAAAAGTGGAAGGAATGCATcgatgcttggaaagagagacttAGCGTCACGCTAGATGAGTAACTGGCTCACCAGCTCACAAAAAACAACTCTCAAGTCGAATCGAGGAGACATGATATCAAGGAAGAAATCAAGCTCCACGCGAAAACCATCGTGTTTATCACGTGTTCACCAAGGGTTTTGTGTCTGCGGACAACGCAGAAAACACGTTATAAGGTGGTAGGACAATCCAATTCTCACATATCTCACTTAAAGGAGTTGGGCTGTACCGCGGCTGGTCTATGCTTATTGTCCAGAAGAATTTTTTTGTTCGGTCCAAAGCGATTAAACAAAATCACCTGTCACGCACGAAACCCCCTAACCCGTTGAAACGGATCTCTGAATAACGGAGAGGCATATACGCTTTTCTGGGTCATCTGTCAACCGAATGCACCCATTCAAGATGAGCGGTTTAAAACAGACGTATTGTATCATGAAATCAGCTAAATGGGTTGTTGGGGATATTGTCAAGCACAGAAACTGACTTAGAATTTCATCCGTCCTCTTCGTCCTCAAATCGTCGGGCTCTTTAAAATTTTGAGAATAAAAAAGTCGTGGACTTCAAAAGTAACCGTTTTAGAGAATTGATACAAATTTGATATTTTGTGTTATTCAGTATCTTTTCTCGCAGAACTCATTCAAGGGCTACCTTACCTGCGAATTCGCGAACTGACTCTTTGCTTCAAAATACTGTCTATGACATAGACGTCCCCCGAATTACGTTTGTATTTTTTGATAACTCTGCAATCTCGAACAAAAGGCAGCTTTTCGGAAGCGTCTGCAATTAGCATCATGTCTGAAGTGTTGGATTTGTAAAACCAGGTGCATATAAATCCTTTGAAGAACAGTCAAAATTCGATTAGTGATTTTAGTGATCTATGCCGCCGCATCGCGAAAGAACGACTTGGACGCTAGCGCGCGAAGTTGAGGGTGGCGTTGTACGAATTCAGGAGTTTGCAGGAGACAAAAGAGCTGGTGATCTCAAGAAACAGAGTTTTGCGAAAAGAGCACCAGAAAGCCCGTCCAATCCTGTTGAAGGCGTCGACAGTTTTTAACGTCAGCAAATTGAAGGGGATGCGCATGACCTATTTTTAGAAACGAATTAGATGAGGTTATTGAGCCTGGTTTTTTTGTGAGGGGGATCATATTGGAAACGAGGAAAGGGATGAATAGATCAAAAATGTGCTTTGAAAAAAACAATGAATACAAGGGTACTTTGATatatagttttgcttttaataggaCTTGGCAACATAGGCCCAATGTTTGGCAGGCTTTCCTGTAACGAGACAGGTCATGCCAGGCTCGATTGTTTCAGTTGGGTCATATCCGCGAATCTCTGCGTTGGTTTTTTCTTGAAtgattttttctccttctttcccaTCTAAATCGAAACTAAAGTAAGGGATTCTCGCAAATCCGCCACGAGTTTCGATAACTTTG encodes:
- the LOC126317106 gene encoding uncharacterized protein LOC126317106 encodes the protein MDALEYLNYNWRCAEIAEELEAMLHEPVEKEQVEATIKKILSETNLRPSSEFRFQLVELCVRIGSGELGIQILDWFYENRVGLDTASIDRILSLVRFFPAVSQFYPELCKKAKEMQAKNFEDKKAEVKNKKNTKNYWVQFFTSPSKIGKNCFIEIGDRFQINKESRFVAESPIVESRAVERAVRLRNEVSSKSNEEILETKIEDSVLFEVIIDELCNRRLYSSAIQTLEKVDKKILSINSLRALVPIGKYHLEKGDILGIMNLIQKMAELELSPTIEFFNILIEFHVQTKNWLEALNVFIRLPSYRLSPNIDTINIMLLMCYENRDLFTARALLSEMNTRWEIEPNDETWRYILYTCQFFDDETNAKYCFSNIEVHNTKDYIVLMKLHSKRNNCKEMLDIFEKMEKSKIPQNNKSFASIVRYFCQCGQHHALLKILEHFKNVHNLFLNQVTFLAIVADSLNQGKLDVAFKLEDFRSEHLKNMLNEFYVYTFCKCLASDARFTDASRRIRSSSENKLLTSAESEKWKECIDAWKERLSVTLDE